One segment of Acidimicrobiales bacterium DNA contains the following:
- a CDS encoding Rid family detoxifying hydrolase, translated as MSNTAGPYTPVVRAGDLLFVSGQVGIVDGSTVDGPVAGSLAGDGLEAQATQALANLRAQVEANGAMLDQVVKTTVFLTDMGNFAAMNEIYCEAFGDSRPARSCVAVAALPLGAIFEVEAIVYVG; from the coding sequence ATGAGCAACACCGCTGGCCCCTACACCCCCGTCGTCCGCGCCGGCGATCTGCTGTTCGTCAGCGGGCAGGTTGGAATCGTCGATGGCAGCACCGTTGATGGTCCGGTTGCCGGCAGCCTCGCCGGGGACGGTCTTGAAGCCCAAGCCACCCAGGCGTTGGCCAACCTGCGGGCTCAGGTCGAGGCAAACGGAGCGATGCTCGATCAGGTGGTCAAGACCACGGTGTTCCTTACCGACATGGGCAACTTCGCGGCGATGAACGAGATCTACTGTGAGGCGTTCGGTGACAGCCGTCCGGCCCGTTCGTGCGTGGCCGTGGCCGCCCTACCCTTGGGCGCCATCTTCGAGGTGGAGGCCATCGTTTACGTCGGCTGA
- a CDS encoding response regulator transcription factor, which produces MDPLLVFPNPPPPELAQCLDLDGWSWKAVANADAAMAEEPDEGWSGAVVVADTDPEGAFALCRRLRKVEMPLQPLLVLVGGGQLDALELRDDLFDDFCLTPLRPAELRARIEHLFSRTGRGTRPELVEYGPLALNLETYQAAIDGEPLDLTYMEYELLKFLAAHPGKVFTRETLLSRVWGYDYYGGARTVDVHIRRLRAKLGEEHANLIHTVRSVGYRFGQSRWGV; this is translated from the coding sequence ATGGACCCTCTCCTCGTCTTCCCAAATCCTCCACCACCGGAACTGGCCCAATGCCTGGATCTGGACGGGTGGTCCTGGAAAGCCGTTGCCAACGCCGACGCCGCCATGGCCGAGGAACCCGACGAGGGTTGGTCAGGTGCGGTCGTGGTGGCCGACACCGACCCCGAAGGGGCGTTCGCACTGTGTCGGCGCCTCCGCAAGGTGGAGATGCCGCTGCAGCCGCTGCTGGTCCTGGTGGGAGGTGGCCAACTCGACGCCCTCGAACTTCGCGACGATCTCTTCGACGACTTCTGTCTGACCCCGTTGCGTCCTGCTGAACTGCGGGCTCGGATTGAGCATCTGTTCTCGCGGACTGGCCGTGGCACGCGCCCGGAGTTGGTGGAGTACGGGCCACTCGCCCTGAACCTCGAGACCTACCAGGCTGCCATCGACGGCGAGCCGCTCGACCTCACCTACATGGAATACGAGCTACTCAAGTTTCTGGCCGCCCATCCCGGCAAGGTGTTCACCCGCGAGACCCTGTTGAGCCGGGTATGGGGCTACGACTACTACGGAGGCGCCCGAACCGTCGACGTCCACATCCGGCGGCTCCGGGCCAAGCTCGGCGAGGAACACGCCAACCTGATCCACACAGTGCGATCGGTGGGCTACCGGTTCGGCCAGTCCCGCTGGGGCGTCTGA
- a CDS encoding sigma-70 family RNA polymerase sigma factor, whose translation MFPRLEETRVAKERVERDEEDLVRLYLTDIGQYPLLTKEGEVRLAQQIEAGTEGRAEMSAKGDSLTPVRKRELKRNIKRGEEAERTFVQSNLRLVVSIAKKYQASGLPLLDLIQEGNLGLMHAVEKFDWRKGFKFSTYATWWIRQAITRGIANTGRTIRLPVHAGDTLARLQKARSRLELKFGRQATLAELSAEVEMPEEKVTEALRFAAEPLSLSEPLREDGDAELGDVVEDRAAESPFEVAATSLLPEEISRLLAPLDTREREILKLRFGLDRGEPRTLEEVGEHFNLTRERIRQIEARAMSKLRHPSSDTGARDLLAV comes from the coding sequence ATGTTCCCCCGGCTGGAGGAGACGAGGGTGGCCAAGGAGCGGGTCGAACGGGACGAGGAAGACCTCGTCCGGCTGTATCTCACCGATATTGGTCAGTATCCACTGCTGACCAAGGAGGGTGAGGTTCGCCTCGCCCAGCAGATCGAAGCGGGCACCGAGGGCCGGGCCGAGATGTCTGCCAAGGGCGACAGCCTCACGCCGGTCCGCAAGCGTGAGCTGAAGCGCAATATCAAGCGGGGCGAGGAGGCCGAGCGCACGTTCGTCCAGTCCAACCTCCGACTGGTTGTCTCCATCGCCAAGAAGTATCAGGCCTCCGGGCTGCCGTTACTGGACCTCATTCAGGAGGGGAACCTCGGTCTGATGCACGCCGTCGAGAAGTTCGACTGGCGCAAAGGCTTCAAGTTCTCCACCTACGCCACGTGGTGGATCCGTCAGGCCATCACCCGTGGCATTGCCAATACCGGACGGACCATCCGCCTTCCGGTGCATGCCGGCGACACCCTGGCCCGCTTACAGAAGGCACGGTCCCGCCTCGAGCTGAAGTTCGGACGTCAGGCCACGCTTGCTGAGCTCTCGGCCGAGGTCGAGATGCCCGAGGAGAAGGTGACCGAGGCGTTGCGCTTCGCGGCCGAACCGCTGTCGTTGAGCGAACCGTTGCGCGAGGACGGTGATGCCGAACTAGGTGACGTTGTCGAGGACCGGGCGGCCGAGTCGCCGTTCGAGGTCGCAGCCACCTCGCTGCTGCCCGAGGAGATCAGCCGTCTACTGGCACCGCTGGATACCCGTGAACGGGAGATCCTGAAGTTGCGCTTCGGGCTGGACCGGGGCGAGCCCCGCACGCTCGAGGAGGTCGGGGAGCACTTCAACCTGACCAGGGAGCGGATCCGTCAGATCGAGGCCCGGGCCATGTCCAAGCTCCGTCACCCGAGCAGCGATACAGGCGCACGCGACCTGCTGGCGGTCTGA
- a CDS encoding glutamine synthetase family protein encodes MNTEKAGEDIDSGPDREHRQRDQQAYVLRTVEERGVRLIRLWFTDVLGRHKSVAISPAELETVLDEGLQFDGSAIDGFSRVQESDVLARPDPSTFELLPWADPAEPSGTIFCDITNLDGTSFEGDPRQVLRRNVDRARAAGFEMFCAPEVEFFYFADSGPDPQPLDRASYFDLTTTDVASDLRKQTLHMLEALSIPVEYSFHEDGPSQHEIDLQYTEALSMADSIMTLRLAVKKIAMDRGVYATFMPKPLNGVQGSGMHTHLSLFQDGQNAFHDPDATDGLSATARSFIAGLLHHAREITAVTNQLVNSYKRINEGYEAPRYVSWARNNRSALVRVPIPKPGKVDSTRVEYRALDPACNPYLAFSVLLAAGLRGIENDLELSPEAAVNLYDLSRDEQRELGVDSLPGNLNEALDEMEASELVREALGDHIFEWFLRNKRAEWSEYQRQVTPFELDTYLPNW; translated from the coding sequence ATGAACACAGAGAAAGCTGGCGAAGACATAGACAGCGGACCGGATCGCGAACACCGCCAACGCGACCAGCAGGCCTACGTCCTACGCACAGTCGAGGAACGCGGCGTACGCCTGATCCGACTCTGGTTCACCGACGTCCTCGGTCGTCACAAGTCGGTGGCCATCTCCCCGGCCGAGCTGGAGACGGTGCTCGACGAGGGCCTGCAGTTCGATGGCTCGGCCATCGACGGCTTCAGCCGCGTCCAGGAGAGCGACGTGCTGGCCCGACCCGACCCGTCCACCTTCGAACTCCTCCCGTGGGCCGACCCGGCCGAACCGTCGGGGACAATCTTCTGTGACATCACCAACCTCGACGGGACCTCGTTCGAAGGCGACCCCCGCCAGGTACTGCGTCGCAACGTGGATCGGGCCCGGGCCGCAGGCTTCGAGATGTTCTGTGCGCCAGAGGTCGAGTTCTTCTATTTCGCTGATTCGGGACCCGACCCCCAGCCGCTCGACCGGGCGTCGTACTTCGACCTGACCACCACCGACGTGGCGTCGGACCTCCGCAAGCAGACCCTTCACATGCTCGAAGCCCTATCCATCCCGGTGGAGTACTCCTTCCACGAGGACGGCCCCAGCCAGCACGAAATCGACCTCCAGTACACCGAGGCCCTATCCATGGCCGACTCGATCATGACGCTGCGTCTCGCCGTGAAGAAGATCGCTATGGACCGCGGGGTGTACGCCACGTTCATGCCCAAGCCCCTCAACGGCGTTCAGGGCTCGGGCATGCATACCCACCTGTCGTTGTTTCAGGATGGGCAGAACGCCTTCCACGACCCTGATGCGACGGATGGCCTGTCGGCCACCGCGAGGTCGTTCATCGCCGGTCTGCTGCACCACGCCCGGGAGATCACCGCGGTCACCAACCAGTTGGTCAACTCCTATAAGCGGATCAACGAGGGCTACGAGGCGCCGCGGTATGTCTCATGGGCACGCAATAACCGGTCGGCACTCGTCCGGGTTCCCATTCCCAAGCCAGGCAAGGTGGATTCGACCCGGGTCGAATACCGGGCGTTGGATCCGGCGTGCAACCCGTACCTTGCCTTCTCGGTACTACTGGCCGCCGGCCTCCGGGGCATCGAAAACGACCTGGAGTTGTCCCCCGAAGCAGCGGTGAACCTCTATGACCTGAGCCGTGACGAGCAGCGAGAACTCGGCGTAGACAGCCTTCCGGGCAACCTGAACGAGGCGCTGGACGAGATGGAGGCCTCTGAGTTGGTGCGCGAAGCCCTCGGCGATCACATCTTCGAGTGGTTCCTGCGAAACAAGCGGGCCGAGTGGAGCGAGTACCAGCGGCAGGTCACGCCGTTCGAACTCGACACGTACCTCCCCAACTGGTGA
- the glnII gene encoding glutamine synthetase GlnII gives MSGNAAGRPGLFNRPTDRPKDQEITMAIRAEYIWIDGTEPLPYVRSKTKIIEDPQDLPIWGFDGSSTNQAPGDNSDCVLRPVFSCPDPIRGGEDILVLCDVCLPDGNMTPHPTNTRAACVEAFEKYADQEPIFGIEQEYTFFQEGRPLGWPVEGYPAPQGPYYCGVGAIEVAGRDIVEAHTKACIDAGLAISGTNAEVMLGQWEFQVGPIDTVAVADQLWMARYLLYRVAEDFQVDASVAAKPIKGDWNGAGAHTNFSTNAMREGYDAIITACESLGAEGKPAEHIAGYGLGSEERLTGAHETQRFDQFSYGVSDRGASVRIPWQVNLDQKGYIEDRRPNANMDPYVVTRLITNTCCEALAG, from the coding sequence GTGTCCGGCAACGCGGCCGGCCGACCAGGTCTGTTTAATCGACCCACCGACCGACCCAAGGATCAGGAGATCACCATGGCCATCAGGGCTGAGTACATCTGGATCGACGGCACCGAGCCGCTTCCCTACGTTCGTTCGAAAACCAAAATCATCGAGGACCCACAGGACCTCCCCATCTGGGGTTTCGACGGTTCGAGCACCAATCAGGCCCCCGGCGACAACTCAGACTGTGTGCTACGACCCGTGTTCTCGTGTCCGGACCCGATCCGTGGCGGTGAAGACATCCTCGTGCTGTGCGACGTCTGCCTCCCCGACGGGAACATGACCCCGCACCCCACCAACACGCGGGCTGCCTGCGTGGAGGCATTCGAGAAGTACGCCGACCAGGAACCGATCTTCGGCATCGAACAGGAGTACACCTTCTTCCAGGAGGGTCGCCCCTTGGGTTGGCCGGTTGAGGGCTATCCAGCGCCGCAGGGCCCCTACTACTGTGGTGTGGGCGCCATCGAGGTCGCCGGCCGTGACATCGTCGAAGCGCACACCAAGGCCTGCATCGACGCCGGCCTGGCCATCTCGGGTACTAACGCCGAGGTCATGCTCGGCCAGTGGGAGTTCCAAGTCGGTCCGATTGACACCGTGGCCGTGGCCGACCAACTCTGGATGGCCCGTTACCTGCTGTACCGGGTGGCCGAGGACTTCCAAGTGGACGCCTCGGTGGCCGCTAAGCCCATCAAGGGTGATTGGAACGGTGCCGGTGCGCACACCAACTTTTCTACCAACGCAATGCGTGAGGGCTACGACGCCATCATCACGGCGTGCGAGTCGCTGGGTGCCGAGGGCAAGCCGGCGGAGCACATTGCCGGTTATGGCCTGGGTTCCGAGGAGCGCCTCACCGGCGCGCACGAGACACAGCGCTTCGACCAGTTCAGTTACGGCGTGTCGGACCGCGGCGCATCGGTCCGCATCCCGTGGCAGGTGAATCTAGATCAAAAGGGCTACATCGAGGATCGTCGCCCTAACGCCAACATGGATCCGTACGTGGTCACCCGTCTGATCACCAACACCTGTTGTGAGGCCCTCGCCGGCTGA
- a CDS encoding STAS domain-containing protein, whose amino-acid sequence MQLDVLSRDLRPSDTSVGPAAVVLTVLGDLDMAGAPSLRQAVVTVVDGGARLVVLDLTAVDFVDSAGLGVVVGALRRLRAHDGDLVVVCPEPRIRRVFEMCDLDRVFALHRDVDAAAAAMDGRALA is encoded by the coding sequence GTGCAACTCGACGTCCTCAGCCGTGACCTGCGTCCGTCCGACACCTCGGTTGGCCCGGCTGCCGTGGTGCTGACCGTGTTGGGTGATCTCGACATGGCTGGCGCTCCCAGTCTTCGTCAGGCCGTGGTGACCGTGGTGGACGGTGGCGCTCGGCTGGTGGTCCTGGACTTGACGGCGGTCGACTTCGTGGACTCAGCGGGCCTCGGCGTGGTAGTCGGCGCCCTTCGGCGGCTCCGGGCACACGACGGTGATCTGGTGGTGGTGTGTCCTGAACCTCGGATACGTCGCGTGTTCGAGATGTGCGACCTCGACCGGGTGTTCGCTCTGCACCGGGACGTGGACGCTGCCGCGGCGGCCATGGATGGGCGGGCGCTGGCATGA
- a CDS encoding 2Fe-2S iron-sulfur cluster-binding protein: MDTPTPEDPLDRGAVRLTVDGQPVEVADDGQTLLDALRGPVGNRSVKDGCSPQGQCGCCTVLVDGQPRVSCVTPLRRVAGRSITTLDGLPEGDGERWADAFCATGGSQCGFCTPGIIMRFAGLEGSVPDDLPSDHSLGARALSDQAPPDRDRAARALHAHLCRCTGWQTVLDAWEVGVGIRTTDGISSGEPVDRDASARRATLEGRSPQKVGPEVALGRGGFAADTAPVEALVAVPGDGPVDDPGSWVVADTLAAARREAGKVQGRRTTADVVPPLEAPAGNWASVLRTAWVEPAPLETDAAWCMPGSEPVGPLANGGAFGAKVDSPLPAVARVLADAHGSTVLVAPSREDTVQFGPKRPPVAGGASVDGTGILRVVRTSGIVDAVAAVAPGLDVVEVDVVGPPTSPNVRAAGWAEAVVLLTGAGAMTPGQPVVSPAGAEAMATVDDDGIRVIVRCGDPLDEVVLRSYCIGAAHMAWSWITSEGLSVDGDGVVHDLTIRSFGIVRATETPPVVVEVLPDDGTPINGSDAVFAAVAAATWCHRGCPPDLPTG, translated from the coding sequence ATGGACACGCCCACCCCGGAGGACCCGCTGGACCGGGGAGCGGTGCGTCTGACTGTCGACGGTCAACCGGTCGAGGTGGCCGACGACGGCCAGACGCTGCTCGATGCACTTCGGGGTCCAGTCGGTAATCGGTCGGTCAAGGATGGGTGCAGCCCCCAAGGCCAGTGTGGCTGTTGCACCGTGTTGGTCGACGGTCAGCCCAGGGTGTCATGCGTGACCCCGTTGCGACGCGTCGCTGGACGGTCGATTACCACGCTGGACGGTCTACCCGAGGGCGACGGTGAACGGTGGGCTGACGCTTTCTGTGCTACCGGTGGCAGCCAGTGCGGATTCTGCACGCCAGGCATCATCATGCGTTTCGCCGGGCTGGAGGGCTCGGTTCCCGATGACTTGCCGAGCGACCATTCTCTGGGTGCTCGGGCCCTGAGCGATCAGGCTCCGCCGGACCGCGATCGTGCGGCCCGCGCCCTGCACGCCCATCTCTGTCGCTGTACCGGTTGGCAGACCGTGCTCGACGCCTGGGAGGTCGGCGTTGGCATCCGGACGACGGATGGGATCTCGTCGGGCGAACCCGTCGACCGGGACGCTTCAGCCCGTCGGGCCACCCTTGAGGGACGTAGTCCTCAGAAGGTGGGCCCCGAGGTGGCGCTCGGTCGTGGTGGGTTTGCGGCCGACACCGCTCCGGTCGAGGCCCTGGTCGCCGTGCCCGGTGACGGACCGGTCGACGATCCCGGCTCCTGGGTGGTTGCCGACACGCTGGCCGCTGCCCGCCGGGAAGCAGGCAAGGTCCAGGGCCGTCGGACCACGGCCGACGTCGTGCCGCCGTTGGAGGCCCCCGCCGGTAATTGGGCCAGTGTCCTGCGAACCGCGTGGGTCGAACCGGCTCCGCTGGAGACCGATGCTGCCTGGTGCATGCCCGGAAGCGAACCGGTCGGGCCCTTGGCCAACGGCGGGGCCTTCGGGGCCAAGGTTGATTCTCCACTGCCCGCGGTAGCCCGGGTTCTGGCCGACGCCCATGGTTCAACCGTTCTGGTCGCCCCATCGCGGGAGGACACCGTTCAATTCGGTCCTAAGCGTCCCCCGGTGGCCGGCGGGGCCTCGGTGGATGGAACCGGCATCCTCCGGGTGGTTCGCACCTCGGGGATCGTCGATGCGGTGGCTGCCGTGGCACCCGGTCTGGACGTTGTCGAGGTCGATGTGGTCGGGCCACCGACCAGCCCCAACGTGCGGGCTGCCGGCTGGGCTGAAGCCGTGGTCCTTCTCACTGGTGCTGGAGCGATGACGCCCGGCCAACCTGTGGTGTCACCCGCCGGCGCCGAAGCCATGGCAACTGTCGACGACGATGGCATCCGGGTCATTGTCCGGTGTGGCGACCCGCTCGATGAGGTGGTGCTGCGGTCCTACTGCATCGGTGCGGCCCACATGGCGTGGAGCTGGATCACCTCGGAGGGCTTGTCGGTCGATGGTGATGGTGTTGTCCACGACCTGACCATCCGGTCCTTCGGCATCGTCCGGGCGACGGAGACCCCGCCGGTCGTCGTCGAAGTGCTGCCCGACGACGGTACGCCGATCAACGGATCGGATGCCGTGTTCGCCGCGGTGGCCGCTGCGACGTGGTGTCATAGGGGATGCCCTCCGGACCTGCCGACCGGCTAG
- a CDS encoding HAD-IB family hydrolase produces MEAAFFDLDKTVIARASMAAYGPALHRAGYLSAPMALRAAWGQVLFRFFGADEGSMARARQTALRLAAGWDQETLKRFARDHLAEVIEPIVYDEALDLFAHHRAEGRLLILVSASPVEIVAPLAEHLGVNEFIATTPEVDADGKYTGEVEFYAQGPDKAYAIKRLAADRGIDLAGSWGYSDSVTDLPMLDVVGHPVAVNPDRDLRRTAEIQGWLIREFENPVPLGDRVPIDRNWIAATTLSALMVAAIVALARRIGRRRAD; encoded by the coding sequence GTGGAGGCGGCCTTCTTCGACCTCGACAAGACGGTCATCGCGAGGGCGTCGATGGCCGCGTACGGGCCGGCACTCCATCGGGCCGGCTACCTGAGTGCACCAATGGCCCTCCGGGCCGCCTGGGGTCAGGTTCTGTTCCGGTTCTTCGGCGCCGACGAGGGGAGCATGGCCCGGGCCCGCCAGACCGCCCTCCGCCTGGCCGCCGGCTGGGATCAGGAAACCCTGAAGCGGTTCGCCCGTGACCATCTGGCTGAGGTCATCGAACCCATTGTCTACGACGAGGCCCTCGACCTCTTCGCCCACCACCGTGCCGAGGGGCGCCTGCTGATCCTGGTGTCGGCGTCACCAGTAGAGATCGTGGCCCCGCTGGCCGAGCACCTCGGTGTCAACGAGTTCATCGCCACCACCCCAGAGGTCGATGCTGACGGCAAGTACACCGGGGAGGTCGAATTTTACGCTCAAGGCCCAGACAAGGCGTACGCCATCAAACGACTGGCTGCCGACCGAGGCATCGACCTCGCGGGATCGTGGGGCTATTCGGACTCGGTCACCGACCTGCCGATGCTGGACGTGGTCGGCCATCCGGTGGCCGTGAACCCCGACCGGGATCTCCGTCGGACGGCCGAGATCCAAGGTTGGTTGATCCGGGAGTTCGAAAATCCAGTGCCCTTGGGGGACCGGGTTCCCATTGATCGGAACTGGATCGCGGCGACCACACTTTCCGCTCTGATGGTGGCCGCCATTGTGGCCCTGGCGCGCCGTATCGGACGCCGGCGGGCCGACTGA
- a CDS encoding NAD+ synthase, translated as MTRVRLAMVQIDTVVGDLDGNVDRVLATLDEVADCDLALYPEMTVTGYPLEDLVHKPGFVVHSREAVERVAAASGSCTLVVGFADVGPDGPDGPAYNAVAVCHGGRIVGTYHKECLPTYDVFDEARDFAPGTAPLVLHRIGGVRVGLAICEDLWVAGGPVERLVAGGADLIATVNGSPYHLGKQAARESVVAASAASSGRPVVYLNLVGGQDQLVFDGGSMVADSSGRIVARAPRFDEAVVIVDVDASRAGADPVNDHASPQGTALPVIEVSEEVERPDHLVVPALAPLDETAELYGALVAATRGYVIKSGFTDVCLGLSGGVDSALVATVAADALGPDHVHAVLMPSRYSSDHSVDDAQALVASQGIDAHVLPIEEAHLALTGVLARAIEGGPTGLVDENLQARIRGVLLMGLSNAHGWMVLTTGNKSESAVGYSTLYGDTAGAYAVIRDIYKTRVYDLCRWRNAGKPGMDGQPVIPEHILTKPPSAELRPDQTDDQSLPLYDVLDPLLEAYVEGNRTRAELVADGHDPDLVDRVVRLVDGAEFKRRQTPLGPKVTTRGFGRDRRMPIVNHFRG; from the coding sequence ATGACCCGGGTCCGGCTGGCGATGGTGCAGATCGACACGGTCGTCGGCGACCTGGACGGCAACGTCGACCGGGTGCTGGCCACCCTCGATGAGGTGGCCGACTGTGACCTGGCGCTCTATCCGGAGATGACGGTCACCGGGTATCCCCTCGAGGACCTCGTCCACAAGCCCGGCTTCGTGGTCCACAGTCGTGAGGCCGTCGAACGGGTGGCCGCGGCGAGCGGTTCGTGCACCCTGGTGGTTGGCTTCGCAGATGTCGGGCCCGATGGGCCGGACGGCCCGGCCTACAACGCGGTGGCCGTCTGCCACGGTGGCCGGATCGTCGGGACGTACCACAAGGAGTGCCTCCCCACCTACGACGTGTTCGACGAGGCACGGGACTTCGCTCCGGGCACCGCTCCGCTGGTGCTCCACCGCATCGGCGGGGTGCGGGTGGGCCTAGCCATCTGTGAGGACCTGTGGGTGGCCGGTGGCCCGGTCGAACGCCTGGTGGCCGGTGGTGCCGACCTCATCGCCACGGTGAACGGATCGCCCTACCATCTGGGCAAACAGGCTGCCCGGGAGTCGGTGGTGGCCGCCTCGGCTGCCTCCTCGGGCCGACCGGTGGTCTACTTGAACCTGGTCGGCGGCCAGGACCAGTTGGTGTTCGACGGCGGGTCGATGGTGGCTGACTCTTCGGGACGAATCGTGGCCCGGGCGCCGCGTTTCGATGAGGCCGTGGTGATCGTCGATGTTGATGCCTCCAGAGCTGGAGCCGACCCCGTGAACGATCATGCTTCCCCGCAGGGCACCGCCCTGCCGGTGATCGAGGTTTCCGAGGAGGTCGAACGGCCGGACCATCTGGTGGTGCCTGCGCTGGCCCCACTGGACGAGACGGCCGAGCTCTACGGGGCACTGGTGGCCGCCACCCGCGGGTATGTCATCAAGAGTGGCTTCACCGACGTGTGTCTTGGCCTGTCGGGTGGCGTGGACTCGGCGCTGGTGGCCACCGTCGCGGCCGACGCCCTCGGCCCAGACCACGTCCACGCGGTCCTGATGCCGTCGCGTTACTCCAGCGACCACTCGGTGGACGACGCCCAGGCACTGGTCGCCTCTCAGGGAATCGATGCCCACGTCCTTCCCATCGAGGAGGCCCATTTGGCTCTGACCGGAGTATTGGCCAGAGCCATCGAGGGGGGCCCGACCGGCCTCGTCGACGAGAACCTGCAGGCTCGTATCCGAGGCGTGCTACTGATGGGCCTGTCCAATGCCCACGGATGGATGGTGCTGACCACCGGCAACAAGAGCGAGTCGGCGGTCGGCTACTCGACGCTGTACGGCGACACGGCGGGGGCCTACGCGGTGATCCGGGACATCTACAAGACCAGGGTCTATGACCTATGCCGGTGGCGCAACGCCGGGAAACCGGGGATGGACGGACAGCCGGTGATTCCCGAACACATCCTCACCAAGCCCCCGTCGGCCGAGCTACGTCCCGACCAGACCGACGACCAGAGCCTCCCGCTGTACGACGTGTTGGACCCGCTGCTGGAGGCCTACGTGGAGGGCAATCGAACCCGAGCCGAACTTGTGGCCGATGGCCACGACCCTGATCTGGTGGACCGGGTGGTCCGCCTCGTGGACGGAGCGGAGTTCAAGCGTCGCCAAACGCCGCTCGGTCCGAAGGTGACCACACGTGGTTTCGGCCGCGACCGTCGCATGCCGATCGTCAACCACTTCCGTGGGTGA
- a CDS encoding ATP-binding protein yields MNGVPVAGIELTVPPHPEFLQLVRAVVGAAAGPGGGTESPLEPGRVADLRLVVSEAVTNAIEAQNAIGASDRVLIRCRVGDDKVLVEVVDHGPGFDPDAIPDLPDVETPERLRHESGLGVALMHRLADRAEVESGPDGTTVRLTIRPG; encoded by the coding sequence ATGAACGGGGTCCCAGTGGCGGGTATCGAGTTGACCGTCCCTCCGCATCCCGAATTTCTGCAGTTGGTACGTGCCGTGGTGGGTGCGGCCGCCGGCCCGGGCGGCGGTACCGAATCACCGCTCGAGCCCGGACGGGTGGCCGACCTCCGACTCGTGGTATCCGAGGCAGTCACCAACGCGATCGAGGCCCAGAACGCGATCGGTGCGTCAGACCGTGTCCTAATCCGATGTCGGGTGGGGGACGACAAGGTGTTGGTCGAGGTGGTGGACCACGGCCCCGGGTTCGATCCCGACGCGATCCCGGACCTGCCCGATGTGGAGACCCCGGAGCGGCTTCGCCACGAGTCGGGCCTCGGTGTGGCGTTGATGCATCGCCTAGCCGACAGGGCTGAGGTAGAAAGCGGTCCAGACGGTACGACGGTCCGTCTCACGATCCGCCCCGGTTGA